A DNA window from Undibacterium sp. YM2 contains the following coding sequences:
- a CDS encoding GntR family transcriptional regulator: MKNRSASLREEIEELIATGQLQPGHHLDETELAERFGVSRTPIREALIQLASMGIIEMRPRRGAQVATISPQQLVEMFEVMAEFEAMCGRMAARRMSKQEQADLKTAHEACKEARDAEDPDEYFYKNEVFHYLIYRGSHNDFLEKQAMNLHRRLRPYRRLQLRVRDRVANSYNEHDQVVQAILQGEAELTANLLRGHIMIQGQRFADLIASLPRQAS; encoded by the coding sequence ATGAAAAACCGATCAGCAAGCCTGCGGGAAGAAATAGAAGAATTGATAGCAACAGGACAACTGCAGCCTGGCCATCATCTCGATGAAACCGAGCTGGCCGAGCGCTTTGGCGTATCGCGCACGCCGATACGTGAGGCATTAATACAACTGGCATCGATGGGCATCATAGAAATGCGGCCACGGCGCGGTGCCCAGGTAGCGACCATCAGCCCACAGCAATTGGTAGAAATGTTTGAGGTCATGGCAGAGTTTGAAGCCATGTGCGGGCGCATGGCTGCGCGCCGCATGTCGAAACAGGAACAGGCAGATTTAAAAACTGCCCACGAAGCCTGTAAAGAGGCGCGTGATGCCGAAGACCCGGACGAATATTTTTACAAGAATGAAGTGTTTCACTACCTGATTTACCGCGGCAGCCATAATGACTTCCTGGAGAAGCAGGCAATGAATTTGCACCGCCGCCTGCGCCCTTACCGTCGCCTGCAACTGCGTGTGCGTGACCGTGTTGCCAATTCCTATAATGAACATGATCAGGTAGTACAAGCGATCTTGCAGGGTGAGGCAGAACTGACCGCAAATTTATTGCGCGGTCATATCATGATACAGGGGCAGCGTTTTGCCGATCTGATTGCCTCATTGCCGCGGCAAGCCAGTTAA
- a CDS encoding TRAP transporter small permease — MSHGFEIAAPKGPPVPDHPFVARLAKVLEWVNKVIVRISMFAMLLTAFILTYSVVTRYLFKIPTDWQDEASVFMLIGVTFFSAAYVQSYRGHIGIEVLSSILPPAVNRFRLLLVDIISATFCLFFSWKSWTLFHEAWVDGQTTSSTFAPPLWIPYAMMAAGMTLLSLQILVQILAAATNTSSKGRTV; from the coding sequence ATGAGCCATGGCTTTGAAATAGCAGCTCCTAAAGGACCGCCTGTTCCAGACCATCCCTTCGTTGCGCGGCTGGCAAAAGTACTGGAATGGGTGAACAAAGTTATCGTGCGTATCTCCATGTTTGCCATGTTGCTGACGGCCTTCATCCTCACTTATTCTGTCGTCACACGGTATCTGTTCAAGATACCGACAGACTGGCAGGATGAGGCTTCAGTCTTCATGCTGATAGGCGTGACCTTTTTTTCCGCAGCTTACGTGCAGTCTTATCGTGGTCACATAGGCATAGAGGTCTTGTCATCCATCTTGCCGCCAGCAGTCAACCGCTTCCGTCTGTTGCTGGTGGATATCATCAGTGCGACGTTTTGCCTGTTTTTTTCCTGGAAATCGTGGACGCTGTTCCATGAAGCCTGGGTCGATGGACAAACGACTTCTTCGACATTCGCACCGCCCTTGTGGATACCCTATGCCATGATGGCGGCTGGTATGACACTGTTGTCACTGCAAATCCTGGTACAGATACTGGCTGCCGCCACCAATACAAGCAGCAAAGGGAGGACAGTATGA
- a CDS encoding TRAP transporter large permease, translating to MSPLTLGVLYGIVTLVVMFSGMPIAFALGVVATGFMYFFMPAASLDTITQNVYEEMASITLLSIPLFILKGAAIGKSPAGRDLYSAIHAWLHKVPGGLGIANVFACAMFAAMAGSSPATCSAIGSAGIPEMRRRGYSPGFAAGIIAAGGTLGILLPPSITMILYAVAAEQSLGRLFLAGIGPGILLVILFSGYAVYRARREYAIAYKAYEQGGVKSAYLEEEHFSLAQKVEMLPRVLPFVILLIGVMVALYGGYATPSETAGLGALLAMVLIAIVYGVWRPKDISPFITSTIKESTMLLFIIGMSLLYSYVMSYLHISQSAAQWVVDLHLSKWMLLTVILLMVVVFGFFLPPVSIILMMCPIILPPLKVAGFDLIWFGVVMTIVMEMGLIHPPVGLNIFVIKNIAPDIPLKDIVWGVMPFLLLMLVAVILLCVFPHIATAFPDALMGAK from the coding sequence ATGAGTCCACTTACCCTCGGCGTCTTATATGGCATTGTCACCCTGGTCGTGATGTTTTCCGGCATGCCCATCGCCTTTGCTTTGGGCGTAGTGGCCACCGGCTTCATGTACTTTTTCATGCCCGCCGCTTCACTCGATACCATTACCCAGAACGTCTATGAAGAAATGGCATCGATCACCTTGTTGTCGATACCGCTGTTCATTTTAAAAGGCGCAGCGATAGGCAAATCACCTGCCGGGCGTGACCTGTATTCTGCCATCCATGCATGGTTGCACAAGGTGCCGGGTGGCCTCGGTATCGCCAATGTTTTTGCCTGCGCCATGTTTGCGGCCATGGCGGGTTCTTCACCTGCAACTTGCTCGGCCATCGGTTCTGCTGGCATACCTGAAATGCGCAGGCGTGGTTATTCGCCCGGCTTTGCCGCAGGCATCATTGCTGCCGGCGGCACGCTTGGAATCTTGCTGCCACCATCGATTACCATGATCCTGTATGCAGTGGCCGCCGAACAGTCTTTGGGGCGTTTGTTTTTGGCTGGTATAGGACCTGGCATCTTGCTGGTGATTTTATTCTCTGGCTATGCTGTCTACAGGGCTCGTCGTGAGTATGCGATTGCTTATAAGGCTTATGAACAGGGCGGTGTCAAGTCAGCGTATCTGGAAGAAGAGCATTTCAGCCTCGCACAAAAAGTCGAGATGCTGCCGCGTGTGCTGCCCTTCGTTATCCTGCTCATCGGTGTCATGGTGGCTTTGTATGGCGGTTATGCTACGCCTTCAGAAACAGCAGGCCTGGGTGCCCTGCTGGCGATGGTATTGATTGCGATTGTGTATGGCGTTTGGCGACCAAAAGATATTTCACCCTTTATCACCTCGACGATCAAAGAATCAACGATGCTGCTGTTCATCATCGGCATGTCGCTGCTGTATTCTTACGTTATGAGTTATCTGCATATCAGCCAGTCGGCGGCACAATGGGTAGTCGATCTGCACCTCAGCAAATGGATGTTGCTGACAGTGATCTTGCTGATGGTGGTGGTATTTGGTTTCTTCCTGCCACCGGTATCGATTATCCTGATGATGTGCCCCATCATCCTGCCGCCCTTGAAGGTAGCTGGTTTTGATCTGATCTGGTTTGGCGTGGTCATGACCATTGTCATGGAGATGGGCCTGATACATCCACCCGTGGGTTTGAATATTTTTGTCATCAAGAATATCGCGCCTGACATACCGTTGAAGGATATTGTCTGGGGCGTCATGCCTTTTCTGTTATTGATGCTGGTGGCGGTGATTTTGTTGTGCGTATTCCCGCATATCGCCACCGCATTTCCTGATGCCTTGATGGGAGCAAAATAA
- the mdcA gene encoding malonate decarboxylase subunit alpha — protein MTAAGRWNTLQINRQQRLQRAADVLGNDLQGKLFPQQRIGDCLHAVLETGDRVCLEGNNQKQADFLAKALTRLDAARVHDLHMLLSVLALPEHLDVFDKGIASKLDFSFSGPQAARLAKLASAGKLNIGAIHTYLELYARYFVDLTPRVALVAAQSADRAGNLYTGPNTEDTPTIVEATAFKSGIVIAQVNEIVDVLPRVDIPAGWVDFVVQAPTPHYIEPLFTRDPALISEIQVLMAMMAIKGIYAEYEVKRLNHGIGFDTAAIELLLPTYAASLGLKGKIASHWALNPHPALIPAIEAGFVESVHSFGSELGMEDYIRARPDVFFVGADGSMRSNRALSQAAGHYACDMFIGSTLQIDLQGNSSTATLGRIAGFGGAPNMGADARGRRHASPAWLKAGREARAGSNQIPRGQKLVVQMVETFREHMQPAFVEKLDAWQLAEQAKMAIPPVMIYGDDVTHILTEEGIANLLLCRSEEEREQAIRGVAGYTPVGLARDKRVVENLRDRGIIKRAEDLGIDKRMATRDLLAAKNMKDLVRASGGLYQPPKRFRNW, from the coding sequence ATGACCGCAGCCGGTCGCTGGAACACCCTGCAAATCAACCGCCAGCAGCGCCTGCAAAGAGCTGCCGACGTATTGGGTAATGATTTGCAGGGCAAACTATTTCCGCAGCAGCGCATAGGCGACTGCCTGCATGCGGTACTGGAAACAGGCGACCGGGTTTGCCTGGAAGGGAATAACCAGAAGCAGGCAGATTTTCTGGCAAAAGCACTGACCAGACTCGATGCTGCGCGCGTGCATGATTTGCACATGCTGCTGTCTGTGCTGGCCTTGCCTGAACATCTGGATGTATTTGACAAGGGCATCGCCAGCAAGCTGGATTTTTCTTTTTCGGGCCCGCAGGCAGCACGCCTGGCCAAACTTGCCTCGGCAGGCAAATTGAATATCGGTGCCATCCATACTTATCTGGAATTGTATGCGCGCTATTTCGTCGATCTGACACCGCGCGTGGCCCTGGTAGCTGCGCAGTCGGCAGACCGCGCAGGTAATTTATATACCGGCCCCAATACTGAAGACACACCGACGATAGTTGAAGCTACGGCATTCAAGTCCGGCATCGTGATTGCACAGGTCAATGAAATTGTCGATGTCTTGCCGCGTGTCGATATCCCCGCAGGCTGGGTAGATTTTGTGGTGCAGGCACCGACGCCGCATTACATAGAACCGCTGTTCACCCGCGATCCGGCCTTGATTTCCGAAATACAGGTCTTGATGGCGATGATGGCCATCAAGGGCATCTATGCCGAATATGAAGTCAAGCGACTCAACCACGGCATAGGCTTTGATACTGCTGCCATAGAATTGCTCTTGCCCACCTATGCAGCATCGCTGGGCCTGAAAGGCAAGATCGCCAGCCACTGGGCGCTGAACCCGCATCCGGCCCTGATCCCCGCGATAGAAGCGGGTTTTGTAGAATCCGTACATTCCTTTGGTTCTGAACTGGGTATGGAAGACTATATCCGTGCCCGGCCTGACGTTTTCTTTGTCGGTGCTGACGGTTCCATGCGTAGCAACCGCGCACTCTCGCAAGCTGCAGGGCATTATGCATGCGACATGTTCATAGGCTCCACCCTGCAAATCGATTTGCAGGGTAATTCATCGACTGCCACCCTGGGTCGCATAGCTGGGTTTGGTGGCGCACCGAATATGGGTGCTGATGCACGTGGCCGTCGTCATGCCAGCCCGGCTTGGCTAAAAGCAGGGCGCGAAGCACGTGCAGGCAGCAACCAGATACCGCGCGGGCAAAAACTGGTGGTGCAGATGGTTGAGACTTTTCGCGAGCACATGCAACCTGCCTTTGTAGAAAAACTCGATGCCTGGCAATTGGCAGAACAAGCGAAGATGGCGATACCGCCAGTCATGATTTATGGTGATGACGTCACCCATATCCTGACTGAAGAAGGTATCGCCAATCTTCTTTTATGTCGCAGTGAAGAAGAGCGCGAACAGGCCATACGCGGTGTCGCAGGTTACACACCAGTCGGCCTGGCACGCGACAAACGCGTGGTAGAAAACCTGCGTGACCGCGGCATCATCAAACGCGCAGAAGACCTGGGTATAGACAAGCGCATGGCCACTCGTGATCTGCTGGCCGCAAAGAATATGAAAGACCTGGTACGCGCATCGGGTGGTTTATATCAACCACCCAAGCGTTTCAGGAACTGGTAA
- a CDS encoding biotin-independent malonate decarboxylase subunit beta, whose translation MSSYLEATARQRVAALISDFTEFLPPAKEWTSPHLPQLNAPVSFDDGVVVGRGTIDGRQVYVAAQEGGFMGGAVGEVHGAKLVGLMRAAVIHKPQALILLAESGGVRLHEANAGLIAVSEVMRALLAVRAAGIPVIVVIGGSNGCFGGMGIVSRCANVIIMSEEARLAMSGPEVIETANGVEEFDSRDRALVWRTTGGKHRYLLGDCQMLVADDDAAFKAAIVQAMQDSAQNEVALSLAALEEEQKMLTARLQDFGGMTEPMDIWAAMGVEHPEDIAMLDTQAFLQLSASIRQTERQHG comes from the coding sequence ATGAGCAGCTATCTGGAAGCAACGGCCAGGCAAAGAGTGGCCGCACTGATCAGCGATTTCACAGAATTTCTGCCACCTGCAAAAGAGTGGACCAGCCCACACCTGCCGCAACTGAATGCACCTGTGTCATTTGATGATGGCGTCGTCGTCGGTCGCGGCACTATCGATGGCAGGCAAGTCTATGTCGCCGCGCAGGAAGGCGGCTTCATGGGGGGCGCAGTGGGCGAAGTGCATGGAGCCAAGCTGGTGGGCCTCATGCGCGCTGCTGTCATCCACAAACCACAGGCACTGATCCTACTGGCAGAGTCCGGCGGTGTGCGCCTGCACGAAGCCAATGCAGGCTTGATAGCCGTGTCAGAAGTCATGCGTGCCTTGCTGGCTGTGCGTGCGGCTGGCATACCCGTCATCGTCGTCATCGGCGGCAGCAATGGCTGCTTTGGTGGCATGGGCATCGTTTCACGCTGCGCGAATGTCATCATCATGTCAGAAGAAGCGCGTCTCGCCATGTCCGGCCCTGAAGTCATAGAAACCGCCAACGGCGTAGAAGAGTTTGATTCACGTGACCGTGCGCTGGTGTGGCGCACCACCGGCGGCAAGCACCGTTACCTGCTCGGTGATTGCCAGATGTTGGTGGCCGATGATGATGCCGCCTTCAAGGCAGCGATAGTGCAAGCCATGCAGGATAGCGCACAAAATGAAGTAGCTCTGAGTCTGGCTGCACTGGAAGAAGAGCAAAAAATGCTGACAGCACGCCTGCAAGATTTTGGTGGCATGACTGAACCCATGGACATCTGGGCTGCCATGGGTGTGGAACATCCTGAGGATATTGCCATGCTCGATACCCAGGCATTCTTGCAACTGAGCGCCAGCATCAGGCAGACGGAGCGCCAACATGGATAG
- the mdcB gene encoding triphosphoribosyl-dephospho-CoA synthase MdcB, with translation MLENAQFYRYLPTASIANCQSKKKCVAQQIARIAVRSLYAELVLYPKPGLVSLRDNGSHTDMDAACFMRSLFSLRHYFREIAHAGAVGAEFKVLKKLGVAAEQRMLKTTKGINTHRGAIFALGMLSAAVGYCLLHGDVLTATTLRQTLISQWGQALAEHSIPDERQDLSHGLQAAKQYAASGAREEAALGFPSIFELALPRLQQSLREGRMLHLAQLDCFFTLMAHISDTNLYHRGGATGIAYARDAAQKFLKQGGTANPQWLRMAENYHQEFIARRLSPGGAADMLAASCFVRQCLEEFSAVSMHE, from the coding sequence ATGCTAGAAAATGCTCAGTTTTATCGCTACCTGCCAACTGCGTCTATAGCAAACTGTCAGAGCAAGAAAAAATGTGTGGCGCAGCAGATTGCCAGAATCGCAGTGCGCAGCCTGTATGCCGAGCTGGTCTTGTATCCCAAACCCGGCCTGGTATCCCTGCGTGATAATGGCAGCCACACAGACATGGATGCCGCCTGCTTCATGCGCAGCCTGTTCTCGCTGCGCCATTATTTCAGGGAGATTGCGCACGCGGGGGCCGTTGGCGCTGAGTTCAAAGTGTTAAAGAAATTGGGTGTCGCAGCAGAACAGCGCATGTTGAAAACGACGAAAGGTATCAATACGCATCGTGGTGCTATTTTTGCGCTGGGCATGCTCAGCGCAGCAGTTGGGTATTGTTTGTTGCACGGTGATGTATTGACGGCGACAACTTTACGACAAACCCTTATCTCGCAATGGGGGCAGGCTTTGGCTGAGCACAGCATTCCAGATGAAAGACAAGATTTGAGTCACGGCTTACAGGCAGCCAAACAATATGCCGCCAGCGGTGCCAGGGAAGAGGCTGCCCTGGGCTTTCCTTCCATCTTTGAACTTGCATTGCCACGTCTGCAGCAAAGCCTGCGAGAAGGCCGCATGCTGCATCTGGCTCAACTGGATTGTTTCTTCACGCTGATGGCACATATCAGCGACACCAATCTCTATCATCGCGGTGGCGCGACGGGCATAGCCTATGCCAGGGACGCCGCACAAAAATTTCTGAAGCAGGGCGGCACAGCTAATCCTCAATGGCTGCGCATGGCAGAAAACTATCATCAGGAATTTATCGCACGCAGGCTGTCACCGGGCGGTGCTGCAGACATGCTGGCTGCTAGCTGCTTTGTGCGGCAATGTCTGGAAGAATTTTCTGCGGTGAGCATGCATGAATAA
- the dctP gene encoding TRAP transporter substrate-binding protein DctP, producing the protein MSQLKRRAVLQALSLAPLAAAWSPLTAWAQNTTLKISHQFPGGTLEEGDFRDRLCRMFAAEVQKRSNGSLKFEIYPGSSLMKTNAQFSSMRKGALDLSLVPLSYAGGEVPEVNIGLMPGLVPSYEVGAAWKNAEVGKELNKLLLDKGIVVVSWIWQAGGVASRTKAVVDPDDVKGMKIRGGSREVDLVLKAAGAAVVSLPSNEIYAAMQTGAMEAAMTSSTSLISFRLEEVSKFLTSGRGQSYWYMFEPLMMSKAIFDKLTKDQQNTIMTVGAELEAFAIKAAKQDDIAVATVYEKKGAKVVDLNAATVKKWQAIARTTAWKDYADKNENCAKLLKLAEKLL; encoded by the coding sequence ATGTCGCAATTGAAGAGAAGAGCAGTCTTGCAAGCTTTAAGTCTGGCACCGTTGGCGGCGGCATGGTCGCCATTGACTGCATGGGCGCAAAATACAACGCTGAAAATTTCGCATCAATTTCCTGGCGGCACGCTGGAAGAAGGCGACTTTCGTGACCGCCTCTGTCGCATGTTTGCCGCAGAAGTACAAAAGCGCAGCAATGGCAGCCTGAAGTTCGAAATCTACCCCGGTTCTTCGCTGATGAAGACCAATGCGCAATTCTCATCCATGCGCAAGGGCGCACTCGATTTGTCACTGGTACCTTTGTCGTATGCAGGTGGTGAAGTGCCAGAAGTAAATATAGGCCTCATGCCCGGCCTGGTGCCGTCGTATGAGGTTGGTGCCGCATGGAAGAATGCCGAAGTCGGCAAGGAACTCAATAAGCTCTTGCTGGACAAAGGCATCGTTGTTGTCAGTTGGATCTGGCAGGCTGGTGGCGTGGCATCGCGCACCAAGGCAGTGGTCGATCCGGATGATGTCAAGGGCATGAAGATACGCGGCGGTTCACGTGAAGTCGATCTGGTATTGAAAGCAGCAGGTGCTGCCGTGGTATCGCTGCCGTCGAATGAAATTTATGCGGCAATGCAGACGGGGGCGATGGAAGCCGCCATGACTTCATCGACTTCGCTGATCTCTTTCCGCCTCGAAGAAGTGTCCAAATTCCTGACCAGTGGCCGTGGTCAAAGTTACTGGTATATGTTTGAACCCTTGATGATGTCAAAAGCGATTTTTGACAAGCTGACCAAAGACCAGCAAAACACCATCATGACCGTGGGTGCTGAGCTCGAAGCCTTTGCCATCAAGGCCGCGAAACAGGATGATATTGCCGTTGCCACTGTCTATGAAAAGAAAGGTGCCAAGGTCGTCGATCTGAACGCTGCCACCGTCAAGAAATGGCAGGCAATAGCCCGCACCACAGCCTGGAAAGATTATGCCGACAAAAATGAAAACTGCGCCAAACTGCTGAAACTGGCGGAGAAATTATTATGA
- the mdcG gene encoding malonate decarboxylase holo-[acyl-carrier-protein] synthase, whose amino-acid sequence MDSIAHYQRHDLVWLADEAWLAVLQSFGAPDLLRQWQQEEWPAVVTRRHPDAANDEVCIGFPLPPVYGNKPRFAAKVKAEHIAIHQSALSLHTVVAVVPPAWQAGLQSMHQQALMAGIKLRVYGSVAMQFLTGQDYLSTTSDIDILFRPYHQAQLRAGLALLQEQPQTLPIDGEIAFPGEAAVAWKEWIQPAHPGQDFNQQRVMVKDMHGVSLRTRQSLLELLAEGELPC is encoded by the coding sequence ATGGATAGTATCGCGCATTATCAAAGACATGATCTGGTCTGGCTTGCTGACGAAGCATGGCTGGCTGTCTTGCAGTCTTTTGGTGCGCCGGATCTGCTCAGACAGTGGCAGCAAGAGGAATGGCCAGCGGTAGTCACACGCCGCCATCCCGATGCTGCAAACGATGAAGTCTGCATAGGTTTCCCGCTACCACCCGTGTATGGCAACAAGCCGCGCTTTGCCGCCAAAGTAAAGGCTGAGCATATCGCCATTCATCAGTCTGCCTTGTCCCTGCATACTGTCGTCGCGGTAGTTCCACCTGCCTGGCAGGCCGGTTTGCAAAGCATGCATCAGCAAGCCCTGATGGCGGGTATCAAGCTACGTGTGTATGGCTCGGTCGCCATGCAGTTTTTGACAGGGCAAGATTACCTGAGTACGACTTCAGATATCGATATCCTGTTCCGGCCTTATCACCAGGCACAATTGCGCGCTGGCCTGGCTTTGCTGCAAGAGCAGCCGCAAACTCTGCCGATTGATGGGGAGATTGCATTTCCCGGCGAGGCAGCGGTAGCATGGAAAGAATGGATACAGCCCGCCCATCCCGGGCAGGACTTTAATCAGCAGCGCGTGATGGTCAAAGACATGCATGGCGTCAGCCTGCGCACGCGGCAAAGCCTGCTTGAGTTGTTGGCTGAGGGTGAATTGCCATGCTAG
- the mdcC gene encoding malonate decarboxylase acyl carrier protein — translation METLVYRFEQGKRKLESAAQLVGVVSSGNLEVLVQTVDLQSACEIEISTAATGFGAIWQAVMHDFNQRWQLADCRIAINDMGATPAVVSLRMDQAIEACLEQAK, via the coding sequence ATGGAAACTTTGGTATACCGCTTTGAACAAGGGAAACGCAAGCTGGAATCTGCGGCGCAACTGGTAGGTGTAGTCAGCTCGGGTAATCTGGAAGTATTGGTGCAGACTGTCGATTTGCAGTCAGCCTGCGAGATAGAAATCAGCACGGCTGCCACTGGCTTTGGTGCGATCTGGCAAGCTGTCATGCATGACTTTAACCAGCGCTGGCAACTGGCCGATTGCCGCATTGCCATCAACGACATGGGCGCTACTCCCGCCGTTGTCAGCCTGCGCATGGATCAGGCCATAGAAGCCTGTCTGGAGCAAGCCAAATGA
- the mdcE gene encoding biotin-independent malonate decarboxylase subunit gamma — translation MDSMQLLAQLFPQGHEVTIVDEFISGTAAIDGQHISVIGTSGHTPIGVEIALAQARAVLATVRDHPQRPILLLVDTQGQRLRHRDEMLGINSYMAHLGKCLELARQSGHKIIALVYDQALSGGFITSGMMADACYALPEATIRVMGLPAMARITKVPEEKLTALALHNPVFAPGPKNYERMGGVQSIWEGDLAQCLRDALLHADGSDRRSQLGQQRGGRRKSQQVIEAVLSQAAQVQ, via the coding sequence ATGGATAGCATGCAATTGCTTGCGCAATTATTCCCGCAAGGTCACGAGGTCACCATCGTTGATGAGTTCATTTCTGGCACGGCGGCAATTGATGGACAGCACATCAGCGTCATCGGCACCAGCGGCCACACACCCATAGGCGTGGAGATTGCGCTGGCACAGGCCAGGGCAGTGCTGGCGACAGTGCGTGATCATCCGCAAAGGCCGATACTCTTGCTGGTAGATACCCAGGGTCAGCGCCTGCGCCACAGAGATGAAATGCTGGGCATCAACAGCTATATGGCGCATCTGGGTAAATGCCTGGAGCTGGCCAGACAATCTGGTCACAAGATCATTGCTCTGGTCTATGACCAGGCCTTGTCAGGCGGCTTCATCACCAGTGGCATGATGGCTGATGCCTGTTATGCCTTGCCAGAAGCGACCATACGCGTCATGGGCTTGCCAGCGATGGCACGCATTACCAAAGTACCTGAAGAAAAGCTGACAGCGCTGGCATTGCATAATCCTGTATTCGCCCCCGGCCCTAAAAACTATGAACGCATGGGGGGCGTGCAGTCTATATGGGAAGGCGATCTGGCACAGTGCTTGCGCGATGCACTGTTACATGCAGATGGCAGTGACAGGCGCAGTCAACTCGGTCAGCAACGTGGTGGCCGCCGCAAGTCGCAGCAGGTGATAGAAGCTGTTCTATCTCAGGCGGCACAAGTACAATAA